A window of the Candidatus Firestonebacteria bacterium RIFOXYD2_FULL_39_29 genome harbors these coding sequences:
- a CDS encoding bifunctional pyr operon transcriptional regulator/uracil phosphoribosyltransferase, protein MSKKIMDKDGLGKTLARLAHEVIEKNDNLDEIALVGIRSRGDHIAARIASRIEKISGKTIPVGAIDITFYRDDVGLKIAKDAQPTDVKFSIDGKNIILVDDVLYTGRSTRAAIDALLDLGRPKKIQLLVLIDRGHKQLPIHADYVGKNIPTSFKEVVEIRLTEQDSEDSITLV, encoded by the coding sequence ATGTCAAAAAAGATAATGGATAAGGACGGTCTCGGTAAGACTCTGGCGCGTTTGGCTCATGAAGTGATAGAAAAGAACGATAATTTGGATGAGATAGCGCTTGTTGGTATAAGAAGCCGTGGAGACCATATTGCGGCGAGGATAGCTTCTCGCATAGAAAAGATAAGCGGGAAGACTATTCCTGTCGGAGCAATCGATATTACTTTCTATAGAGATGACGTGGGTTTGAAGATTGCAAAGGATGCGCAACCTACCGATGTAAAATTCAGTATAGACGGGAAGAATATCATCCTGGTTGATGATGTCTTGTATACCGGAAGAAGTACCAGAGCGGCAATAGACGCTCTTCTTGATCTTGGAAGACCAAAAAAAATACAGCTCCTGGTGCTTATAGATAGAGGTCATAAGCAGCTCCCTATTCATGCTGATTATGTCGGAAAAAATATCCCGACTTCGTTTAAAGAAGTCGTTGAGATTCGACTGACTGAACAGGACAGCGAAGATAGTATAACTTTAGTTTAA